The proteins below come from a single Dermatophilaceae bacterium Soc4.6 genomic window:
- a CDS encoding DNA helicase: MSPTDDDPRRSAGGPGAPGAPAWPAPFRTTLVRDAVRGWQRALADVGGPNTLLWFRDLPLGTLDLTTAHPSGVSKLLAGRPTTVSDLVRERSAVSKARARARAIATTCDRVLEQRGLHVGFLALGLATWGTGGRSPQAPVLLRPIILRPHGTALVGPLDPEVELQLGSEVEVNPVLVRALRAQAGIELDEAALAASAVASGGFDPRPAYAVLQVVCADLPGFAVAPRLVVGTFPHSKLAMVSDLADHAADLTDHDVVAALAGDGDARAAVRAATPDPDPDPDRDPGAERLVLPLDASQGDVVDAVVRGASLAVTTAPGTGATQTVAALVAALAGEGRSVLVVSPLRRDLTDLVARLGPLGDLVLDAASAGTDRRATLQQVVDSFARVVDRRDRQLEQPVLAPDPGVLTAHRDVLRDHVAALHEVRSPWGVSVHQAQWAIAELALRTPAPSSRVRLQGQTLLELPRARLDELAQRLTEAALVGAWSGRAADDPWYGAHVATDVDAERAQEVVTRLAGGGLDRATAALDVVLQASSLPRAATVDDWAHALGIMAGVRDTLEVFRPEVFDTPLDEHVAATASAQQRRDEPPAGAALGTFTRARVRAQARRLLRPGRPPADLHAELVAARRHRRAWHELVGAGGRPEISPQLDEALQTYERLRADLGWLGELLSTTRSGGVDLLRLTLAELGDRLAALAEHTDRLRILPQVIPIVDELRASGLGDVVTDFAARGVGADEVAAELDHVWWVSIVRHVTRTDPFYAAHDGERLRAAATGYVAADTAHRAATAARVRSVVDGRTRAAVSAEPRVAAGLLAEADDSGRPRAVRDLLVTSGPLLLATRPCWVLSPYAVAETVPPGPLFDVVVIESAGLLTQQEAISALTRARQVVVLGDPAGPAPTPFTTSPPAPPALPSSASQQADGSTDEPVAPVAPVAPVAHAAPAAPVGAVEPVAGDAAHGMRSAFDALAEVLPTRRLVWDHRSTDERLLRAADQAASGEWLMTAPGVREESPVRVVRVEGVGLVVAGSETAIESTEAEVSRVVELVIEHARTRPTESLGVIGVTAAHADRLRLVLAHELRELDDGEGFFAQAGGGSSEAFDVRGLDDLGPSRWDAVILSVGYGKTPHGRVLHRFPDLMAPGADRLLVSATSRARTRLTLVTALDADDLDVERLRDPGPLALRRLLVDLEAAATDPRATGDRARDPLMADLGDRLRREGLQVLEDVGSGRHVIDLVVTDPRHRDLPPVAVEGDGASYAAMTGTRERDRLWEEHLTGLGWRFVRVWSTDLYRDPAREVARVVAATRPPPPGSGEGDPGGAPGVPS, encoded by the coding sequence GTGAGCCCCACCGACGACGACCCCCGCCGGAGCGCCGGTGGTCCGGGTGCGCCCGGGGCACCGGCGTGGCCCGCGCCCTTCCGCACCACCCTCGTGCGCGACGCCGTACGCGGGTGGCAGCGGGCCCTGGCCGACGTCGGCGGGCCCAACACGCTGTTGTGGTTCCGGGACCTGCCGCTCGGCACCCTCGACCTGACGACCGCCCACCCGAGCGGTGTCTCCAAGCTGCTGGCCGGCCGTCCGACGACCGTCTCCGACCTCGTGCGCGAGCGCAGCGCGGTGTCCAAGGCCCGGGCCCGTGCGCGGGCCATCGCCACGACCTGTGACCGGGTGCTCGAGCAGCGAGGGCTGCACGTCGGCTTCCTCGCGCTCGGGCTGGCCACGTGGGGCACCGGGGGGCGCTCGCCGCAGGCGCCGGTCCTGCTGCGCCCGATCATCCTGCGCCCCCACGGCACCGCCCTGGTCGGGCCGCTCGACCCCGAGGTCGAGCTGCAGCTCGGCTCCGAGGTCGAGGTCAACCCCGTGCTCGTGCGAGCCCTGCGCGCCCAGGCGGGCATCGAGCTCGACGAGGCCGCGCTCGCTGCGAGCGCGGTCGCCTCGGGCGGCTTCGACCCCCGCCCGGCGTATGCCGTGCTCCAGGTCGTGTGCGCCGACCTGCCCGGCTTCGCCGTGGCGCCCCGGCTGGTGGTCGGCACCTTCCCGCACAGCAAGCTGGCCATGGTCTCCGACCTCGCCGACCACGCCGCCGACCTGACCGACCACGACGTGGTCGCCGCGCTGGCCGGCGACGGGGACGCGCGGGCGGCGGTGCGGGCCGCCACCCCCGACCCCGACCCCGATCCTGACCGCGACCCGGGCGCCGAGCGGCTCGTCCTGCCCCTCGACGCCTCACAGGGCGACGTCGTCGACGCCGTCGTGCGCGGCGCGAGCCTCGCGGTCACGACGGCGCCGGGCACCGGCGCGACCCAGACCGTGGCCGCGCTCGTGGCGGCCCTGGCCGGCGAGGGCCGCTCCGTGCTCGTCGTCTCGCCCCTGCGCCGCGACCTGACCGACCTCGTCGCTCGGCTCGGTCCGCTTGGTGACCTCGTGCTCGACGCCGCGTCGGCCGGCACCGACCGCCGGGCCACCCTCCAGCAGGTCGTCGACTCCTTCGCGAGGGTCGTTGACCGCCGCGACCGGCAGCTCGAGCAGCCGGTGCTCGCCCCCGACCCGGGCGTGCTCACGGCCCACCGTGACGTGCTGCGCGACCACGTCGCGGCGCTGCACGAGGTGCGCTCGCCGTGGGGCGTCAGCGTGCACCAGGCCCAGTGGGCCATCGCCGAGCTCGCCCTGCGCACGCCGGCCCCGTCGTCGCGGGTGCGCCTGCAGGGCCAGACGCTGCTCGAGCTGCCGCGGGCCCGGCTCGACGAGCTGGCCCAGCGTCTCACTGAGGCCGCCCTGGTCGGCGCCTGGTCCGGCCGCGCAGCCGACGACCCGTGGTACGGCGCGCACGTGGCCACCGACGTCGACGCCGAGCGCGCGCAGGAGGTCGTCACCCGGCTCGCCGGCGGGGGTCTCGACCGGGCGACCGCCGCGCTCGACGTCGTGCTGCAGGCCTCGTCGCTGCCCCGCGCGGCCACGGTCGACGACTGGGCCCACGCGCTCGGCATCATGGCCGGGGTGCGCGACACCCTCGAGGTCTTCCGCCCCGAGGTCTTCGACACCCCTCTCGACGAGCACGTCGCCGCCACCGCCTCGGCGCAGCAGCGTCGCGACGAGCCCCCGGCGGGCGCCGCGCTCGGCACCTTCACCCGCGCCCGGGTGCGGGCCCAGGCCCGTCGCCTCCTGCGCCCGGGCCGCCCACCGGCCGACCTGCACGCCGAGCTGGTCGCGGCCCGTCGGCACCGCCGGGCCTGGCACGAGCTGGTCGGCGCCGGTGGCCGCCCCGAGATCTCGCCGCAGCTCGACGAGGCCCTGCAGACCTACGAGCGGCTCCGCGCCGACCTGGGCTGGCTGGGCGAGCTGCTGTCGACGACCCGGTCGGGGGGAGTCGACCTGCTGCGCCTGACGCTGGCCGAGCTCGGCGACCGGCTGGCCGCGCTGGCCGAGCACACCGACCGGCTGCGCATCCTGCCGCAGGTCATCCCGATCGTCGACGAGCTGCGGGCCAGCGGCCTCGGCGACGTCGTCACCGACTTCGCCGCCCGTGGGGTCGGCGCCGACGAGGTCGCGGCCGAGCTCGACCACGTCTGGTGGGTCTCGATCGTGCGTCACGTCACGCGCACCGACCCCTTCTACGCCGCGCACGATGGTGAGCGCCTGCGCGCCGCGGCCACGGGCTACGTCGCGGCCGACACCGCGCACCGGGCGGCGACCGCGGCCCGGGTCCGCTCGGTCGTCGACGGGCGCACCCGTGCGGCCGTCTCGGCCGAACCCCGGGTCGCCGCCGGTCTCCTCGCCGAGGCCGACGACTCCGGTCGCCCGCGCGCGGTCCGCGACCTGCTCGTCACCAGCGGCCCGCTGCTGCTGGCCACCCGCCCCTGCTGGGTCCTGAGCCCGTATGCCGTCGCCGAGACCGTGCCTCCCGGCCCCCTCTTCGACGTCGTCGTCATCGAGTCGGCCGGGCTGCTCACGCAGCAGGAGGCGATCTCGGCGCTCACCCGGGCCCGGCAGGTCGTCGTGCTCGGCGACCCGGCCGGGCCGGCGCCGACGCCGTTCACCACCTCGCCGCCCGCGCCACCCGCCCTGCCGTCGAGTGCGTCGCAGCAGGCGGACGGGTCGACCGACGAGCCGGTCGCACCGGTGGCCCCGGTGGCCCCGGTGGCACATGCGGCCCCTGCGGCCCCGGTCGGTGCGGTCGAGCCGGTTGCCGGTGACGCGGCACACGGGATGCGCTCGGCGTTCGACGCCCTGGCCGAGGTGCTGCCCACCCGGCGCCTGGTGTGGGACCACCGCAGCACCGACGAACGGCTCCTGCGCGCTGCCGACCAGGCGGCATCCGGTGAGTGGCTGATGACCGCGCCGGGCGTGCGCGAGGAGTCACCCGTGCGGGTCGTGCGGGTCGAGGGGGTGGGGCTCGTCGTCGCCGGCAGCGAGACCGCGATCGAGTCGACCGAGGCCGAGGTGTCGCGGGTCGTCGAGCTCGTGATCGAGCACGCCCGCACCCGACCGACCGAGTCGCTCGGGGTCATCGGGGTCACGGCGGCGCACGCGGACCGGCTGCGGCTGGTGCTCGCCCACGAGCTGCGCGAGCTCGACGACGGCGAGGGCTTCTTTGCGCAGGCCGGCGGCGGGTCGTCCGAGGCCTTCGACGTGCGGGGTCTCGACGACCTGGGCCCGTCGCGGTGGGATGCGGTGATCCTGTCGGTCGGCTACGGCAAGACGCCTCACGGCCGGGTGCTGCACCGCTTCCCCGACCTGATGGCTCCCGGTGCCGACCGACTGCTCGTGTCGGCGACGTCGAGGGCCCGCACCCGGCTGACCCTGGTCACTGCCCTCGACGCCGACGACCTCGACGTCGAACGGCTGCGCGACCCGGGCCCGCTGGCGCTGCGGCGGCTGCTGGTCGACCTCGAGGCGGCCGCGACCGACCCCCGGGCAACCGGCGACCGGGCCCGTGACCCGCTGATGGCCGACCTCGGTGACCGGCTGCGGCGCGAGGGCCTGCAGGTGCTCGAAGACGTCGGCTCCGGCCGGCACGTGATCGACCTCGTCGTCACCGACCCCCGCCACCGCGACCTGCCTCCCGTCGCCGTCGAGGGCGACGGCGCCTCGTATGCCGCCATGACCGGCACCCGCGAGCGCGACCGGCTGTGGGAGGAGCACCTCACCGGCCTCGGCTGGCGCTTCGTGCGGGTGTGGTCGACGGACCTCTACCGCGACCCGGCCCGCGAGGTCGCCCGCGTGGTCGCGGCGACGAGGCCGCCCCCGCCCGGCTCGGGCGAGGGGGATCCTGGAGGGGCGCCGGGGGTGCCGTCGTGA
- a CDS encoding acyl-CoA desaturase: protein MRPTAAAHLSDDDVAALGAELDAIKEAVMADRGAKDAAYIRRVIRAQRTLELAGRASLVFASFPPAWIAGVGMLSVAKIIENMEIGHNVLHGQWDWMRDPDIHSTTWEWDFVTPAASWKHTHNDLHHVWTNVVGKDRDVGYGMLRMSEDQVWQPWNLGNPLYNALLAPVFEWGIAVYDLEIEEVVSGKKSKTELRRDLRAVGRKVARQFGKDYFATPAVAALTGSFVPALLGTLTANAIRNIWAHAVIFCGHFPEGADTFTEEMIEGETRGDWYVRQMIGSANIEGSQAMHFMTGNLSHQIEHHLFPDLPSNRYAEVAPKVREICTRYGLPYNSGPIHRQVGSTWAKIFRLALPPKGRFGRRAATT from the coding sequence ATGCGCCCCACCGCCGCTGCCCACCTCAGCGACGACGACGTCGCGGCCCTCGGGGCCGAGCTCGACGCGATCAAGGAGGCCGTGATGGCCGACCGCGGCGCGAAGGACGCGGCCTACATCCGTCGCGTCATCCGCGCCCAGCGCACCCTCGAGCTGGCCGGACGGGCCAGCCTCGTCTTCGCGAGCTTCCCGCCGGCCTGGATCGCGGGCGTCGGCATGCTCTCGGTCGCCAAGATCATCGAGAACATGGAGATCGGGCACAACGTGCTCCACGGCCAGTGGGACTGGATGCGCGACCCCGACATCCACTCCACCACCTGGGAGTGGGACTTCGTGACCCCCGCCGCGTCGTGGAAGCACACCCACAACGACCTGCACCACGTGTGGACCAACGTCGTGGGCAAGGACCGCGACGTGGGCTACGGCATGCTGCGCATGAGCGAGGACCAGGTGTGGCAGCCGTGGAACCTCGGCAACCCGCTCTACAACGCCCTCCTGGCCCCCGTCTTCGAGTGGGGCATCGCCGTCTACGACCTCGAGATCGAAGAGGTCGTCAGCGGCAAGAAGTCGAAGACCGAGCTGCGCCGCGACCTGCGGGCGGTCGGCCGCAAGGTCGCCCGGCAGTTCGGCAAGGACTACTTCGCCACCCCGGCCGTCGCGGCGCTCACCGGCTCCTTCGTGCCGGCCCTGCTCGGCACCCTGACCGCCAACGCGATCCGCAACATCTGGGCGCACGCCGTGATCTTCTGCGGCCACTTCCCCGAGGGCGCCGACACCTTCACCGAGGAGATGATCGAGGGCGAGACCCGCGGTGACTGGTACGTGCGGCAGATGATCGGCTCGGCCAACATCGAGGGCTCGCAGGCCATGCACTTCATGACCGGCAACCTCAGCCACCAGATCGAGCACCACCTCTTCCCCGACCTGCCCAGCAACCGGTATGCCGAGGTCGCCCCGAAGGTGCGCGAGATCTGCACCCGCTACGGCCTGCCCTACAACAGCGGCCCCATCCACCGTCAGGTCGGCTCGACCTGGGCCAAGATCTTCCGCCTGGCCCTGCCGCCCAAGGGTCGCTTCGGCCGCCGCGCCGCCACGACCTGA
- a CDS encoding ferredoxin reductase, protein MSRFRPLTSVARVFTTPHAPEDFLRLVNPLSSARQLRGVVTRVDRETPDSATIHFRPGRGWHAHQAGQWARIGVEIDGVRQWRSYSLTTAGGDDPAITVTAIGAISQALVHRTQPGDVLFLAPPQGDFVLPEHPRPLLMITAGSGLTPVMSMIRTLVRRRADADVQLVHSSRTPQTALFKDELDELAALDHGLTVHHWTTGERGRLDLTTTADLDALVPDWRERATYVCGPTEMIDAAELLWKGAEVEHHLVIERFAAVVAPGAGGEGGRVVFEKSDREIDVDGSTTLLDAGEDAGLIMPSGCRMGICQSCLVPLQSGRVRDIRSGEVHGDQGELIQTCVSTAAGDVFLDV, encoded by the coding sequence GTGAGCAGATTCCGTCCCCTAACCAGCGTCGCCCGGGTCTTCACGACCCCGCACGCCCCGGAGGACTTCCTGCGCCTGGTCAACCCCCTCTCGTCGGCCCGGCAGCTGCGGGGGGTCGTCACCCGGGTCGATCGCGAGACCCCCGACTCCGCCACCATCCACTTCCGTCCCGGCCGCGGCTGGCACGCCCACCAGGCCGGCCAGTGGGCCCGCATCGGCGTCGAGATCGACGGCGTACGCCAGTGGCGCTCCTACTCCCTGACCACCGCGGGCGGCGACGACCCCGCGATCACCGTCACCGCGATCGGCGCCATCTCGCAGGCGCTGGTGCACCGCACCCAGCCGGGTGACGTGCTCTTCCTCGCGCCGCCGCAGGGCGACTTCGTGCTCCCGGAGCACCCGCGCCCCCTGCTGATGATCACGGCCGGCAGCGGGCTCACGCCCGTCATGTCGATGATCCGCACCCTCGTGCGGCGTCGCGCCGACGCCGACGTGCAGCTCGTGCACTCGTCGCGCACCCCGCAGACCGCGCTCTTCAAGGACGAGCTCGACGAGCTCGCCGCCCTCGACCACGGCCTGACCGTCCACCACTGGACCACCGGCGAGCGCGGCCGTCTCGACCTGACGACGACCGCCGACCTCGACGCGCTCGTGCCCGACTGGCGCGAGCGGGCGACCTACGTCTGCGGGCCCACCGAGATGATCGACGCCGCCGAGCTGCTGTGGAAGGGCGCGGAGGTCGAGCACCACCTGGTCATCGAGCGCTTCGCCGCCGTGGTGGCCCCCGGCGCCGGCGGCGAGGGCGGCCGGGTCGTCTTCGAGAAGTCCGACCGCGAGATCGACGTCGACGGGTCCACGACCCTGCTCGACGCCGGTGAGGACGCCGGGCTCATCATGCCGAGCGGGTGCCGCATGGGCATCTGCCAGAGCTGCCTGGTGCCCCTGCAGTCCGGACGGGTGCGCGACATCCGCTCGGGCGAGGTGCACGGCGACCAGGGCGAGCTGATCCAGACCTGCGTCTCCACCGCGGCCGGCGACGTCTTCCTCGACGTCTAG
- a CDS encoding helix-turn-helix domain-containing protein produces the protein MEEIIAGIRDGVPVYARPFEGRFGQAVRRGTEVALTSFLALPGTSRDALSEQARDVYVALGRGEVRQGRTLDSLLAAYRLGTRVTVRRFSEAAMAGGHDAPMLIALSESILVYIEEVSAASAQGFAFEQSERAGETDRRRVEVLELILRGQADEVAVQQAATAAGWSLPATLVAVILPSGEATGSRFALGPRSIVMARETDAVGLVPAPQSAQARRQLESALKGRLAVVGPARDWRHVPESLRLATTAMTVLGAEDPTQPGRALWVEEHLTDIVLGAEAGALHDLGAKRLAPLATLRGASRDKLETTLLSWLRHWGQRTPVADELGIHPQTVGYRVGQLRELFGDALDDPQVRFELELVLRARVALP, from the coding sequence GTGGAGGAGATCATCGCCGGGATCCGCGACGGCGTGCCGGTCTATGCGAGGCCCTTCGAGGGTCGCTTCGGGCAGGCCGTGCGCCGGGGCACCGAGGTCGCCCTCACCAGCTTCCTCGCCCTGCCGGGCACCTCGCGCGACGCGCTGTCAGAGCAGGCGAGGGACGTCTACGTCGCGCTCGGGCGCGGCGAGGTGCGCCAGGGCCGCACCCTCGACAGCCTGCTCGCGGCCTATCGGTTGGGCACGCGGGTGACGGTGCGGCGCTTCTCGGAGGCGGCGATGGCCGGCGGGCACGACGCCCCGATGCTCATCGCGCTCAGCGAGTCGATCCTGGTCTACATCGAGGAGGTGTCGGCCGCGAGCGCACAGGGCTTCGCCTTCGAGCAGTCGGAGCGGGCCGGTGAGACCGACCGGCGCCGCGTCGAGGTGCTCGAGCTGATCCTGCGCGGGCAGGCCGACGAGGTGGCGGTGCAGCAGGCGGCGACCGCGGCCGGGTGGTCGCTGCCCGCGACCCTGGTGGCCGTCATCCTGCCCTCGGGCGAGGCGACCGGCTCACGCTTCGCGCTCGGACCGCGCTCGATCGTCATGGCCCGCGAGACCGACGCCGTCGGGCTGGTGCCCGCCCCGCAGTCGGCGCAGGCGCGGCGGCAGCTCGAGTCGGCCCTCAAGGGTCGCCTGGCGGTGGTCGGCCCGGCCCGGGACTGGCGCCACGTGCCGGAGTCGCTGCGGTTGGCCACGACGGCCATGACGGTGCTCGGGGCCGAGGACCCCACTCAGCCCGGGCGGGCCCTGTGGGTCGAGGAGCACCTGACCGACATCGTGCTCGGCGCGGAGGCCGGGGCGCTGCACGACCTCGGCGCAAAGCGGCTCGCCCCGTTGGCGACCCTGCGCGGCGCCTCCCGCGACAAGCTCGAGACGACGCTGCTGTCGTGGCTCCGGCACTGGGGTCAGCGCACCCCCGTCGCCGACGAGCTGGGCATCCACCCCCAGACCGTCGGCTACCGCGTCGGTCAGCTGCGCGAGCTCTTCGGCGACGCGCTCGACGACCCGCAGGTGCGGTTCGAGCTCGAGCTGGTGCTGCGGGCCCGGGTCGCGCTGCCCTGA
- a CDS encoding DUF3072 domain-containing protein, giving the protein MLGATDATTSTDDPSLEKDPSDWVSGGDPITESQKSYLDTLARQAGEELPADMTKAEASQHIDRLRSATGKD; this is encoded by the coding sequence ATGCTCGGCGCCACCGACGCCACCACGTCCACCGACGACCCCTCCCTCGAGAAGGACCCGTCCGACTGGGTCAGCGGCGGCGACCCCATCACCGAGTCGCAGAAGAGCTATCTGGACACCCTCGCCCGTCAGGCCGGCGAGGAGCTGCCCGCCGACATGACCAAGGCGGAGGCGTCGCAGCACATCGACCGGCTGCGCAGCGCGACCGGCAAGGACTGA
- a CDS encoding PA2169 family four-helix-bundle protein, which yields MSADAKIAKDLVETLKDGQKGYAASAEKLADSERPEWAETMRRFEQQRAAFAQEIVGLGHAYGDDVDESGSAVAAVHRGWLSLKDALTGDKPSGVLDAAVSGDNHTVSEYEKALKEDDLSDGFRTVIQRQHGEVVAARDEVKALQAAS from the coding sequence ATGAGCGCTGACGCCAAGATCGCCAAGGACCTCGTCGAGACCCTGAAGGACGGCCAGAAGGGCTACGCGGCCTCCGCGGAGAAGCTGGCCGACAGCGAGCGCCCGGAGTGGGCCGAGACGATGCGCCGCTTCGAGCAGCAGCGCGCGGCCTTCGCGCAGGAGATCGTCGGCCTGGGCCACGCCTACGGTGACGACGTGGACGAGAGCGGTTCCGCTGTCGCCGCGGTGCACCGTGGCTGGCTGTCGCTGAAGGACGCGCTCACGGGCGACAAGCCCTCGGGTGTGCTCGACGCCGCCGTCTCGGGTGACAACCACACCGTGTCGGAGTACGAGAAGGCCCTGAAGGAAGACGACCTGAGCGACGGCTTCCGCACCGTCATCCAGCGCCAGCACGGCGAGGTCGTCGCTGCCCGCGACGAGGTCAAGGCCCTGCAGGCCGCGAGCTGA